A genomic region of Salinibacter pepae contains the following coding sequences:
- the ftsY gene encoding signal recognition particle-docking protein FtsY, with the protein MGFLDTFTNWNDDDEQEKLEEGLDKTRDSFFGKLDRMVRGKDTVDAEVLDELEEVLITSDVGVDTTLDIIDHVEARVEQDQYVSAQELNGLIRDEIAKLMLEGTAERPADFDAPLPNQPHVIMVVGVNGVGKTTTIGKMAHKYRQAGKSVLMGAGDTFRAAAIEQLEVWADRAGVPLIKQKHGADPAAVAYDTIEAAEARDADVAIVDTAGRLHTKGGLMDELAKMKRVMGRKIPEAPHEVLLVLDASTGQNALRQAEEFIDSVDVTGLALTKLDGTAKGGVVIGVSHQFQVPVKYIGVGEEVEDLQVFDRKGFVEGLFKGIEG; encoded by the coding sequence ATGGGCTTTCTCGACACGTTTACGAACTGGAACGACGACGATGAGCAGGAGAAGCTCGAAGAGGGGCTCGACAAGACCCGCGACAGCTTCTTCGGCAAGCTCGACCGCATGGTGCGGGGCAAGGACACGGTCGACGCCGAGGTCCTCGACGAGCTCGAAGAGGTCCTGATCACCAGCGACGTGGGCGTGGACACCACGCTCGACATCATCGACCACGTGGAGGCCCGCGTGGAGCAGGACCAGTACGTGTCGGCCCAGGAGCTGAACGGGCTGATCCGGGACGAAATTGCGAAGCTCATGCTGGAGGGCACGGCGGAGCGCCCGGCCGACTTCGACGCGCCGCTCCCCAACCAGCCCCACGTCATCATGGTGGTGGGCGTGAATGGGGTCGGCAAGACGACCACCATCGGCAAGATGGCCCACAAGTACCGCCAGGCGGGCAAGAGCGTGCTGATGGGGGCGGGCGACACCTTCCGGGCCGCCGCCATCGAGCAGCTGGAGGTCTGGGCCGACCGGGCGGGCGTGCCCCTCATCAAGCAAAAACACGGCGCGGACCCGGCGGCGGTGGCCTACGATACCATCGAGGCCGCCGAGGCGCGGGACGCGGACGTGGCGATCGTCGACACGGCGGGGCGGCTCCACACGAAGGGCGGCCTCATGGACGAGCTCGCCAAGATGAAGCGGGTGATGGGGCGCAAGATTCCCGAGGCGCCCCACGAGGTGCTGCTCGTGCTCGACGCGTCGACCGGCCAGAATGCCCTCCGGCAGGCCGAGGAGTTTATCGACAGCGTGGACGTGACCGGCCTGGCGCTGACGAAGCTGGACGGCACCGCGAAGGGGGGCGTCGTGATCGGGGTCTCGCACCAGTTCCAGGTCCCGGTCAAGTACATTGGAGTGGGCGAGGAGGTCGAGGACCTGCAGGTCTTCGACCGCAAAGGGTTTGTGGAGGGGCTGTTTAAGGGGATTGAGGGTTAG
- a CDS encoding BamA/TamA family outer membrane protein, whose product MPTHLSSTVRAIARPSAIPLMGLLIGVVLLIGGSRPAQASRLASGARTAADTTAPVVHEVDIRGNRRFAAGALKENIRTRPNRRVLGIPGLTWWRWVHQLGSADWMWERLGRALRSGGEPPAYIDSTTVGGDAERLELFYRQRGFRDASVSYRVEPREQDDRVRVVFDVEPGAATFLRRVTYAGLDALRPGQKRRLVDGTVFEAASVSMGDTLSVRVQEQRYREPMLLEERRRILTFLQNEGYAAVSRDSVRAVVYRATPDSFDVTLRVQTGPRYRVGDVRFEATGPEDAPPRSDTVDVAVDTTGGGRPQVTARFVDERRLDPAIVRRSLRFTPGAYYDQSAVQATKRRLDGTGVFAFTNLSPQYEDAVRRDTTGAPYLPLQINAQTRQRHRLQAETFALQRESVGASEAGVRLNEFGVGLSGTYENVNAFGGGETFRLRTSASVATGLDSLLVSSNQFEGSASLVLPYLIRPFQSLDRTFDLSSARTRLSLTGLTALRTDLGLRIRSRVNAQLRLEMDHTPTQSSLVDVMDLSLSNPDTLDQFSKKFLRRVFGRGGETLQDPVQRQQILEDYTQPQVNTAVRYTFRDATAGPMRRRSGHIYEASGEVGNTLPLLLDRFVFTPGRPDYSLPSLFGGAGGLTGQLLYRPYVRASVDLRRYVPLGAGTTLGLKFFGGWAHPTAGPTVVPFDRRFFSGGANSVRGWRLRELGPGEGLPADTTTAVPESPSNILGGDVKLESSIELRTTLFPSVLAARWIGATFLDVGNVWFGPRNRGFGRVDDDRDETSTLRGSRDGRLDGPEALLDVGIGGGGGLRLEWPYLIVRLDLAYRLHDPSPRNDDVFGDNFSGPLLHFGIGHSF is encoded by the coding sequence ATGCCGACCCATCTCTCCTCGACTGTTCGGGCCATCGCCCGGCCGAGCGCGATCCCCCTGATGGGACTGCTGATCGGGGTGGTGCTTCTGATTGGGGGGAGCCGGCCCGCGCAGGCGTCTCGCCTGGCCAGTGGAGCACGGACGGCGGCCGACACCACCGCCCCGGTCGTCCACGAGGTCGACATTCGGGGCAATCGTCGGTTCGCGGCGGGGGCGCTCAAGGAAAACATCCGTACCCGACCCAACCGGCGTGTCCTGGGCATCCCCGGCCTCACGTGGTGGCGCTGGGTGCACCAGTTGGGGAGCGCCGACTGGATGTGGGAGCGCCTGGGGAGGGCCCTCCGGTCCGGGGGCGAGCCGCCCGCCTACATCGACTCGACCACGGTGGGGGGCGACGCCGAACGGCTGGAACTGTTCTACCGCCAGCGCGGGTTTCGGGACGCGTCGGTGTCGTACCGGGTCGAGCCGCGCGAGCAGGACGATCGGGTGCGGGTGGTCTTCGACGTAGAGCCGGGGGCGGCCACCTTCCTTCGGCGCGTGACGTACGCGGGGCTCGACGCGTTGCGGCCCGGACAGAAGCGGCGCCTCGTGGACGGGACGGTCTTTGAGGCGGCGTCCGTTTCGATGGGGGATACGCTGAGCGTGCGGGTGCAGGAACAGCGCTACCGGGAGCCGATGCTTCTCGAAGAGCGCCGGCGCATCCTGACGTTTCTGCAGAACGAGGGATACGCTGCGGTGAGCCGCGACTCGGTCCGGGCGGTGGTATACCGGGCGACGCCCGACTCGTTTGATGTGACGCTCCGCGTGCAGACGGGGCCGCGCTACCGGGTTGGGGACGTGCGCTTCGAGGCGACGGGGCCGGAGGACGCGCCGCCCCGCTCCGACACGGTCGACGTGGCCGTGGACACGACCGGAGGGGGGCGGCCGCAGGTGACCGCCCGATTTGTGGACGAGCGTCGCCTCGACCCCGCCATTGTGCGTCGCAGCCTCCGGTTCACGCCGGGGGCGTACTACGACCAGTCGGCCGTCCAGGCCACGAAGCGGCGCCTCGACGGCACGGGCGTGTTCGCCTTCACCAATCTGTCGCCGCAGTACGAGGACGCCGTGCGGCGTGACACGACGGGGGCGCCCTACCTGCCCCTTCAGATTAACGCGCAGACCCGGCAGCGCCATCGGCTGCAGGCGGAGACCTTTGCGCTGCAGCGCGAGTCGGTGGGGGCGAGCGAAGCGGGGGTGCGGCTCAACGAGTTTGGGGTCGGCCTGAGCGGCACGTACGAGAACGTGAACGCCTTTGGGGGCGGCGAGACGTTTCGGCTCCGCACGTCGGCCTCGGTCGCCACGGGCCTCGACTCCCTGCTCGTGAGCTCGAATCAGTTTGAGGGCAGTGCCTCCCTCGTGCTCCCGTACCTCATTCGCCCGTTTCAATCCCTCGACCGGACGTTCGACCTGTCGAGCGCCCGCACCCGCCTGTCGCTCACGGGCCTGACGGCCCTGCGGACCGACCTTGGGCTGCGGATCCGGAGTCGCGTAAACGCACAGTTGCGCCTGGAGATGGACCACACGCCGACCCAGTCGTCCCTGGTCGACGTCATGGACCTGAGCCTGAGCAACCCGGACACCCTCGATCAGTTCAGCAAGAAGTTCCTCCGGCGCGTGTTCGGGCGTGGGGGGGAAACCCTGCAGGACCCGGTGCAGCGGCAGCAGATTCTGGAGGACTACACGCAGCCGCAGGTGAATACGGCCGTCCGGTACACGTTTCGGGACGCCACGGCGGGGCCGATGCGGCGGCGGAGCGGACACATCTACGAGGCATCCGGGGAGGTGGGGAATACGCTTCCCCTTCTGCTGGATCGGTTCGTGTTTACGCCCGGCCGCCCGGACTACTCGCTGCCCAGCCTCTTCGGGGGCGCCGGCGGGCTCACCGGGCAGCTCCTTTACCGTCCGTACGTCCGGGCGTCGGTGGACCTGCGCCGGTACGTGCCGTTGGGAGCGGGCACGACGCTTGGACTCAAATTCTTCGGCGGGTGGGCGCACCCCACCGCGGGGCCGACGGTGGTGCCGTTTGATCGCCGCTTCTTCAGTGGGGGGGCGAACAGCGTCCGCGGGTGGCGCCTGCGGGAGCTGGGGCCCGGGGAGGGCCTCCCGGCAGACACCACGACGGCGGTGCCGGAGAGCCCCTCGAACATCTTGGGCGGCGACGTAAAGCTCGAGTCGAGCATCGAGCTGCGGACGACGCTCTTTCCGAGCGTGCTGGCGGCCCGATGGATCGGGGCCACCTTCCTGGACGTGGGCAACGTGTGGTTCGGCCCGCGCAACCGTGGGTTCGGTCGCGTGGACGACGACCGTGACGAGACGAGCACCCTGCGCGGCAGCCGAGACGGGCGGCTTGACGGGCCGGAGGCGCTGCTCGACGTTGGGATAGGGGGCGGAGGCGGGCTGCGCCTGGAGTGGCCGTACCTGATCGTCCGGCTTGATCTGGCGTACCGCCTACACGACCCCTCGCCCCGAAACGACGACGTGTTTGGGGACAACTTCAGCGGCCCGCTTCTTCACTTTGGCATCGGCCACTCCTTCTGA
- a CDS encoding ABC transporter ATP-binding protein → MGPLGRLNHFFWQYKYLFVPGLLFTMISAGFQITVPMVVRQAVDSIPRFVRLYTLYGGTPAQAELYAYFFGALVLFALVIIALSGTSGLFMFLMRQTVVVASRHIEYDLRNDLYNHLQRLSSTFYQEYSTGDVITRATDDIEKVRRYIGPAIMYVTRSLVMVLVAASVMFVISPTLTLYALTPLPVLAVAVFFMARMVHHRSDQLQQQYSALTSRVQEALSGIRVLKAYTREAAEAEAFDDESQEYRARNLNLALVESAWRPSFLLLVGTSTVIVVWMGGQLVAEGAITIGNIAEYIIYINMMTWPVASLGFVITMIQRASASVLRLQNIMDREPDIDDGPQTNPAIRSLEGRITFRDVWYQYEDEDEPALRGVSFDLPADQTLAIVGRTGSGKSTLVRMIPRLLEPDAGTVAVDGYEIETVPLRTLREHMGYVPQDVFLFSDTVANNIAFGDLDAGRDEIRAAAAEADLVENVENFADGFDTYVGERGITLSGGQKQRTSIARALIRDPRVLVFDDALSAVDTATERNILRSLRARQGSHTLVIVSHRLSAVQEADLILVMEQGKVVQRGTHEALVGEEGLYADLYEKQLLEEEIQAL, encoded by the coding sequence ATGGGCCCACTTGGCCGCCTCAACCACTTCTTCTGGCAGTACAAGTACCTGTTCGTGCCGGGGCTTCTCTTCACGATGATCTCGGCCGGCTTTCAGATCACGGTGCCGATGGTGGTGCGACAGGCCGTGGACAGCATTCCCCGGTTCGTGCGGCTGTACACGCTCTACGGCGGCACGCCGGCGCAGGCGGAGCTCTACGCCTACTTCTTCGGCGCGCTGGTGCTGTTCGCGCTCGTGATCATTGCCCTGTCCGGGACGAGCGGCCTCTTCATGTTTCTGATGCGGCAGACCGTCGTGGTCGCCTCCCGCCACATCGAGTACGACCTGCGCAACGACCTCTACAATCACCTGCAGCGGCTCTCCTCCACGTTCTACCAGGAGTACTCGACCGGGGACGTGATTACGCGGGCGACCGACGACATCGAGAAGGTGCGGCGCTACATCGGCCCGGCGATCATGTACGTGACCCGCTCCCTCGTGATGGTGCTGGTGGCGGCGTCGGTCATGTTCGTCATCTCGCCCACCCTTACGCTGTACGCCCTCACGCCGCTGCCGGTGTTGGCGGTGGCGGTGTTTTTCATGGCCCGCATGGTGCACCACCGCAGCGACCAGTTGCAGCAGCAGTACTCGGCCCTGACCAGTCGCGTGCAGGAGGCGCTGTCGGGCATTCGGGTGCTGAAGGCCTACACGCGAGAGGCCGCGGAGGCGGAGGCCTTCGACGACGAAAGCCAGGAGTACCGGGCGCGCAACCTGAACCTCGCGCTGGTGGAGTCGGCGTGGCGCCCCTCCTTCCTGCTGCTCGTGGGCACGTCGACGGTGATTGTGGTGTGGATGGGCGGGCAGCTCGTGGCGGAGGGGGCCATCACCATCGGGAATATCGCCGAGTACATCATCTACATCAACATGATGACGTGGCCGGTCGCCTCGCTCGGCTTCGTGATTACGATGATTCAGCGGGCCTCCGCGTCGGTCCTGCGGCTGCAGAACATCATGGACCGGGAGCCGGACATCGACGACGGGCCGCAGACCAACCCGGCGATCCGGAGCCTGGAGGGGCGCATCACGTTCCGCGACGTCTGGTACCAGTACGAGGACGAAGACGAGCCGGCCCTGCGTGGGGTGTCCTTCGACCTTCCGGCCGACCAGACCCTCGCCATTGTCGGGCGCACCGGGTCCGGCAAGAGCACCCTCGTCCGCATGATCCCGCGCCTCCTGGAGCCGGACGCCGGCACCGTTGCCGTCGACGGGTACGAGATTGAGACCGTCCCGCTGCGGACGCTGCGCGAGCACATGGGGTACGTGCCGCAGGACGTGTTTCTGTTCAGCGACACGGTCGCGAACAACATTGCGTTTGGGGACCTCGATGCCGGGCGCGACGAGATCCGGGCGGCGGCCGCGGAGGCGGACCTCGTGGAGAACGTGGAGAACTTCGCGGACGGGTTCGATACGTACGTGGGCGAGCGGGGCATCACGCTGTCGGGGGGGCAGAAGCAGCGGACCTCGATCGCCCGGGCGCTGATCCGCGACCCCCGCGTGCTCGTCTTTGACGACGCGCTCTCGGCCGTCGACACCGCCACGGAGCGCAACATCCTGCGGTCGCTGCGGGCGCGTCAGGGCAGCCACACGCTCGTCATCGTGAGCCACCGCCTCAGTGCCGTGCAGGAGGCCGACCTCATTCTCGTGATGGAGCAGGGGAAGGTGGTGCAACGCGGAACCCACGAGGCGCTCGTAGGCGAAGAGGGCCTCTACGCGGATCTGTACGAGAAGCAGCTTCTCGAGGAAGAAATCCAGGCTCTCTAG
- a CDS encoding AAA family ATPase encodes MSEHNLSELEDRIASESAFVDDLLDEIGRVVVGQRYMIERLLIGLLADGHVLLEGVPGLAKTLTVRTLSDAIGTDFQRIQFTPDLLPADLLGTQIYNQKTGAFSIQKGPIFTNVILADEINRSPAKVQSALLESMQERQVTIGEETFPLDDLFLVLATQNPIEQEGTYPLPEAQVDRFMLKIDVTYPTGDEELEIMRRMARTDESASVDAVASPEQILQARTVINDLYIDERVEQYIVNLVLASRTPGAHGLGALEPLLEYGASPRASINLNLAARAHAFLRHRAYVTPEDVRAVARDVMQHRLVITYEAEAEQVAAADLVDRILGSVEVP; translated from the coding sequence ATGTCCGAGCACAACCTCTCTGAGCTTGAAGACCGCATCGCGTCCGAGAGCGCGTTCGTGGATGACCTGCTGGACGAGATCGGCCGGGTGGTCGTGGGGCAGCGGTACATGATCGAACGCCTCCTGATTGGCCTCCTGGCCGACGGGCACGTGCTGCTGGAGGGCGTCCCCGGCCTCGCGAAGACCCTGACCGTGCGCACCCTCTCCGACGCCATCGGGACGGACTTTCAGCGCATCCAGTTTACGCCGGACCTGCTCCCCGCCGACCTCCTCGGCACGCAGATCTACAACCAGAAGACCGGCGCCTTCTCCATCCAAAAGGGGCCGATCTTTACCAACGTCATCCTGGCCGACGAGATCAACCGCTCGCCCGCCAAGGTGCAGAGCGCGCTTCTGGAAAGCATGCAGGAGCGGCAGGTGACGATCGGCGAGGAGACGTTTCCGCTCGACGACCTGTTTTTGGTGCTGGCCACCCAGAACCCGATCGAGCAGGAGGGCACCTACCCGCTGCCCGAGGCGCAGGTGGACCGGTTCATGCTCAAGATCGACGTCACCTACCCGACGGGCGACGAAGAGCTGGAAATCATGCGGCGCATGGCGCGGACCGACGAGTCCGCCTCCGTCGACGCCGTCGCCAGCCCGGAGCAGATCCTGCAGGCCCGCACGGTGATCAACGACCTCTACATCGACGAACGGGTGGAGCAGTACATCGTCAACCTCGTGCTGGCGTCCCGCACCCCGGGGGCGCATGGCCTCGGGGCGCTGGAGCCCCTCCTGGAGTACGGCGCGTCGCCGCGGGCCAGCATCAACCTGAACCTGGCCGCGCGGGCCCACGCCTTTCTGCGCCACCGGGCCTACGTGACGCCCGAGGACGTGCGGGCGGTGGCGCGGGACGTGATGCAGCACCGGCTCGTCATTACGTACGAGGCGGAGGCCGAGCAGGTCGCGGCCGCGGACCTCGTCGATCGCATCCTGGGCAGCGTGGAAGTGCCCTAG
- a CDS encoding CDP-alcohol phosphatidyltransferase family protein, which yields MSLVPSLPNLGRFWTAANVLSLSRLALVVPITVLLWRDGPLGWLLGLVILVILTDWFDGRIARWTHSVSDWGKVIDPVADKFAAIMTVTALTFRPAAPHLPLWFFGLVVGRDVAILLGGMAIARRSGQIVMSAWAGKAASLWLALTILSVILRADPPVFRVCLWMATGLFVFSFLLYVVRYLQATRNAEGATPDSVPQGP from the coding sequence ATGTCGCTCGTCCCGTCCCTTCCCAACCTGGGCCGCTTCTGGACGGCCGCCAACGTGCTGAGCCTGAGCCGGCTCGCGTTGGTGGTGCCCATCACCGTCCTCTTGTGGCGGGACGGGCCCCTGGGCTGGCTGCTCGGGCTCGTCATCCTGGTGATCCTCACCGACTGGTTCGACGGGCGCATCGCGCGGTGGACCCACTCCGTCTCGGACTGGGGGAAGGTGATCGATCCGGTGGCCGACAAGTTTGCGGCCATCATGACCGTGACGGCCCTCACGTTTCGCCCGGCGGCCCCCCACCTGCCGCTCTGGTTCTTCGGCCTCGTGGTGGGACGGGACGTTGCCATTTTGCTCGGCGGGATGGCGATCGCGCGGCGCTCGGGGCAGATCGTGATGAGCGCCTGGGCGGGCAAGGCCGCCTCGCTCTGGCTGGCCCTCACGATCCTGAGCGTGATCCTGAGGGCCGATCCGCCGGTCTTCCGCGTCTGCCTCTGGATGGCAACCGGCCTGTTTGTGTTCTCCTTTCTCCTGTACGTCGTCCGCTACCTGCAGGCCACGCGGAACGCCGAGGGGGCGACGCCCGATTCTGTTCCCCAAGGCCCCTAA
- a CDS encoding Crp/Fnr family transcriptional regulator: MSIVRPLFRAVTRLYRRVFRRRLDARTREIAERLRNVPAFAHLSSSALYAMADVTHRRMYRRGESLYYEGDPGLGLYVVESGRVRLVTDRVPEAPHELRTIDTGGMIGGLSLLGDFRRLETAETAAETQVLGFFRPDLKNVMRRNPKAGMEITMALARHLAAQHVELIQRYEEQADARAALRAYTEAAETIGDEVPAEV; the protein is encoded by the coding sequence ATGTCCATCGTTCGTCCGCTTTTTCGGGCCGTCACGCGACTGTACCGCCGGGTCTTCCGGCGCCGGCTGGACGCCCGCACCCGCGAGATTGCGGAGCGCCTCCGGAACGTGCCGGCCTTTGCCCACCTCTCGTCGAGCGCCCTGTACGCCATGGCCGACGTGACGCACCGGCGCATGTACCGCCGTGGGGAGTCGCTGTACTACGAGGGCGACCCCGGGCTCGGGCTGTACGTCGTGGAGTCGGGGCGGGTGCGCCTCGTGACGGACCGGGTGCCGGAGGCGCCCCACGAACTCCGAACGATCGACACGGGCGGCATGATTGGGGGGCTGTCTCTGCTCGGCGACTTCCGGCGGCTCGAAACGGCCGAAACCGCCGCGGAGACGCAGGTGCTGGGTTTCTTCCGGCCCGACCTCAAGAACGTCATGCGCCGCAATCCGAAGGCCGGAATGGAGATCACGATGGCACTGGCCCGGCACCTGGCGGCCCAGCACGTGGAGCTCATCCAACGGTACGAGGAGCAGGCAGACGCCCGGGCGGCGCTCCGGGCCTACACCGAGGCGGCCGAGACGATCGGGGACGAGGTGCCGGCGGAGGTGTAG
- the fmt gene encoding methionyl-tRNA formyltransferase encodes MRVIFMGTPEFAVPSLTALVDAGYPPVAVATGPDRPRGRGQKVSPTPVKEAAQAAGIDRILQPEDVTDPSFAAAVAEREPDVIAVVAYKILPPEVYTAAAKGAFNLHGSLLPKYRGAAPINHAVMAGESKTGVTTFFLEPSVDTGDIILQKEMSIGPNETAGAVHDRMAELGAEAVVETVRQIDAGTVETRPQDDEKATPAPKIHDDDGEIPWGASAEAVHNHVRGLSPYPGAWTLHDGTRLKLYRTRRAEGTGAPGTVLDADGRLLVACGTGAVEGVVLQQPGRQRLDAADFLNGYALSEGDRLGE; translated from the coding sequence ATGAGAGTTATTTTTATGGGCACGCCAGAGTTTGCGGTGCCCTCGCTTACGGCCCTCGTCGACGCCGGGTATCCCCCTGTGGCCGTCGCCACCGGGCCGGATCGGCCGCGGGGGCGCGGGCAGAAGGTGAGCCCCACCCCCGTCAAGGAGGCGGCGCAGGCGGCGGGCATCGACCGCATCCTCCAGCCGGAGGACGTGACGGACCCGTCGTTTGCCGCGGCCGTGGCGGAGCGGGAGCCCGACGTCATCGCGGTGGTGGCCTACAAGATCCTCCCGCCCGAGGTGTACACCGCCGCCGCGAAGGGCGCCTTCAACCTGCACGGGTCGCTGTTGCCCAAGTACCGCGGGGCCGCGCCCATCAACCACGCCGTGATGGCGGGCGAGAGCAAAACCGGTGTCACGACGTTCTTCCTGGAGCCGTCCGTCGACACCGGCGACATCATCCTGCAGAAGGAGATGTCGATCGGCCCCAACGAGACGGCCGGCGCGGTGCACGACCGGATGGCCGAGCTCGGGGCCGAGGCGGTGGTGGAGACGGTCCGGCAGATCGACGCCGGCACCGTCGAGACGCGCCCGCAGGACGACGAGAAGGCAACCCCCGCCCCCAAGATCCACGACGACGACGGCGAGATTCCGTGGGGCGCGTCGGCCGAGGCGGTGCACAACCACGTCCGCGGGCTGTCGCCTTATCCGGGGGCGTGGACCCTGCACGACGGTACGCGCCTGAAGCTGTACCGCACGCGGCGGGCGGAGGGCACGGGGGCGCCCGGCACGGTGCTCGACGCCGACGGGCGCCTGCTCGTGGCCTGCGGCACCGGGGCCGTGGAGGGGGTCGTCCTGCAGCAGCCCGGGCGACAGCGCCTCGACGCCGCCGACTTTCTGAATGGCTACGCCCTTTCCGAGGGCGACCGCCTCGGCGAGTAG
- a CDS encoding M23 family metallopeptidase, which translates to MDRDQTYVYDPETCSFKEVETTWTDWAARAGQILGLAVILTGLLFWGIDRQWIASPSEKTLRVENTALEQQLDRVNARMTTLSARLDTLAKKDRTLYRRLFQMKPISEDVRQVGVGGADPYRQFDDLGADTEALLKNTAQQLDKLERQMSLQKSSYKELYSVAKQRQDRLRQLPAIRPANGRVVSNYGMRDHPILKVRKMHEGIDFLLKRGTPVMATAEGVVQRAEQDPGYGKVIEVKHPDSEYMTRYAHLSEIPDQIYRGAEVERGDTIGYSGNSGLSTGPHLHYEVRRLDGSALNPMQFLMPDMSPESYRTLERRTQQYRASAGGSASPASAR; encoded by the coding sequence ATGGACCGAGACCAGACGTACGTATACGATCCCGAGACCTGCTCCTTCAAGGAGGTCGAAACGACCTGGACCGACTGGGCGGCCCGCGCCGGGCAGATCCTTGGGCTTGCCGTCATCCTCACGGGGCTTCTCTTCTGGGGCATCGACCGGCAGTGGATCGCTTCGCCCAGCGAGAAGACCCTGCGGGTCGAGAACACGGCCCTTGAGCAGCAGCTCGACCGCGTCAATGCCCGAATGACGACCCTGTCGGCCCGGCTCGACACGCTGGCGAAAAAGGACCGCACGCTGTACCGGCGGCTGTTTCAGATGAAGCCGATCTCCGAGGACGTGCGGCAGGTGGGGGTCGGAGGGGCCGACCCCTACCGACAGTTCGACGACCTGGGGGCGGATACCGAAGCGCTCCTGAAGAACACGGCTCAGCAACTCGACAAGCTGGAGCGTCAGATGAGCCTGCAGAAGTCGAGCTACAAGGAGCTCTACAGCGTGGCGAAGCAGCGTCAGGATCGGCTCCGCCAGCTCCCGGCCATTCGCCCGGCCAACGGGCGCGTCGTGTCGAACTACGGAATGCGGGATCATCCCATCCTGAAGGTCCGGAAAATGCACGAAGGGATTGACTTCTTGCTGAAGCGGGGGACGCCCGTCATGGCGACGGCCGAGGGGGTGGTGCAACGGGCCGAGCAGGATCCGGGCTACGGGAAGGTGATTGAGGTTAAACACCCGGACTCGGAGTACATGACCCGGTACGCGCACCTCTCCGAGATTCCGGACCAGATCTATCGCGGGGCCGAGGTGGAGCGGGGCGACACCATCGGGTACAGTGGCAACTCGGGGCTGTCGACCGGTCCGCACCTCCACTACGAAGTGCGCCGCCTCGACGGGTCGGCCCTCAACCCCATGCAATTCTTGATGCCGGACATGAGCCCGGAAAGCTACCGTACGCTCGAGCGTCGGACCCAGCAGTATCGGGCGAGCGCGGGCGGGAGCGCGTCCCCCGCATCGGCACGCTGA
- the hprK gene encoding HPr(Ser) kinase/phosphatase, which yields MDRPKTFQKESISVAFMVRQLRETVGVEVTPVNDTVDASERSVTESTLHRPGLALAGYVDLFTHQRVQILGNTETRYLHQLEDADRRTAFGHLTQFDVPCIVLTDDNEIDASLVDRATDAGIPVYRTPLPTVQFMSSLRTFLADQFALQRAVHGSLVDVYGIGLLLIGKPGIGKSEVALDLVERGHRLVADDVVIATQRDASILMGAGTDLVQHFMEVRGLGLVDIRSMFGIRAIRFQKRIEIVVNMELWDEDKEYTRINMVKDTHEVLGVDLPMVRVPITPGKNITVICEVIAMNYLLRHYGHDPAEVFTERLRTRIQQDGPPTPRRGIEYFEQDYE from the coding sequence ATGGACCGTCCCAAGACCTTTCAGAAAGAGTCGATCTCCGTGGCCTTTATGGTCCGCCAGCTGCGCGAAACCGTGGGCGTGGAGGTGACGCCGGTCAACGACACGGTGGACGCCAGCGAGCGGTCGGTGACCGAGAGCACGCTCCATCGCCCCGGCCTCGCCCTCGCGGGATACGTCGACCTGTTCACCCACCAGCGCGTCCAGATCCTCGGCAACACCGAGACGCGCTACCTCCACCAACTTGAGGACGCCGACCGACGGACCGCATTTGGGCACCTGACGCAGTTCGACGTGCCCTGCATCGTCCTCACCGACGACAATGAGATCGACGCGTCGCTCGTGGACAGGGCGACGGACGCCGGGATTCCGGTGTACCGCACGCCGCTGCCCACGGTGCAGTTCATGTCGTCGCTCCGCACCTTCCTGGCCGACCAGTTTGCGCTCCAGCGGGCCGTCCACGGCTCCCTCGTCGACGTCTACGGCATCGGGCTTCTGCTGATCGGCAAGCCCGGCATTGGAAAGAGCGAGGTGGCCCTGGATCTGGTGGAGCGGGGCCACCGGCTCGTGGCGGACGACGTGGTCATTGCCACCCAACGGGACGCGTCGATCCTGATGGGGGCGGGGACCGACCTGGTGCAGCACTTCATGGAGGTGCGGGGGCTCGGCCTCGTCGACATTCGCTCCATGTTTGGCATCCGGGCGATCCGCTTCCAGAAGCGCATCGAGATTGTCGTCAACATGGAGCTCTGGGACGAAGACAAGGAGTACACCCGAATTAACATGGTAAAAGATACCCACGAGGTGTTGGGGGTTGACCTGCCGATGGTGCGGGTGCCGATCACGCCGGGCAAGAACATTACGGTGATCTGCGAGGTGATCGCCATGAACTACCTGCTTCGCCACTACGGGCACGACCCGGCGGAGGTCTTCACCGAGCGGCTCCGAACCCGCATTCAGCAAGACGGCCCGCCCACGCCGCGGCGCGGCATTGAGTACTTCGAACAGGACTACGAATAG